TCGGAATTTTTTCAATTACAGCTGGTGCAAAAAGCTGGAATACTTGGAAAGCCATAGGAAAAGATGCCGCAAGTCCCAACCAAACTTCGTTGAGCCCAAAGTATATGGCTATCGCCGTAAATATCGCGGTTTGAGTCAAAACCAGATAAAACGAAGAGAAAACACCTTCAAGTGTTAGAAATAGTTCGTTCTTATTCTTGTGCAATCTCAGTCTTGCACCTTCTGTACTCATCCTTTAACCACTCCAAGTGGAATACACTTGGCTACTTTTAGTGATATTCCGAGTTCATCAACAATTTGAACAACTTTGTCAACATTCTTGTACGCCTCAGGAGCCTCTTCAACTATGCCCTTTTTGGACTTTGCCATTATTTTAACACCTTTTGATTCGAGTTCTCGCATAACATGGTTCACCGTCAGTTCCCTCGTCGCTTCCCTTCTTCCAAGCGCTCTACCAGCTCCGTGGGCAGTGGAGCCAAATGTCATTTCTTCAGCCTTTTTTGTACCAACCAATATGTACGAAGCTGTTCCCATACTACCGGGGATAATGACAGGTTGACCAGTCTTTTTGAATATATCTGCAAGTGCAGGATTGCCTGGTCCAAAAGCTCGTGTTGCACCCTTTCTGTGAACGATAAGCTTTCTTCTTTTTCCATCAATTTCGTATTCCTCAACCTTTGCAATGTTGTGCGCAACATCGTAGACAAGCCTCACATTCATTCCCACAACACTTTTGAATGCTTTTCTAATCAAATGTGTAATAATTTGCCTATTAACGAACGCGTAATTTGCAGCGCAGTTCATCGCACTGTAGTAAGCTTGTCCCCACTCGCTCTTAAAAGGCGCATTGATAAGTTGCTTATCTGGAAGATTTTTGTTATGTTCTTTTAGATTATCCCTCATGTATTTTATGTAATCCGTGGCTATCTGGTGACCAAATCCTCTGCTACCTGTGTGTATGAGTATTGTTATATCTCCCTTCTTAATACCGAACACAGTTGCTATTTCTTCGTCGTATACTTCTTCAACTTGCTGGATTTCAATGAAGTGGTTTCCTGCACCAAGAGTTCCGAGTTCGTCTTTGCCTCTGTCAAACGCTTCTTCGCTTA
The DNA window shown above is from Fervidobacterium changbaicum and carries:
- a CDS encoding RtcB family protein; this translates as MSVTGAEKEGKYVYRIKKTGSMRVDAIILADYETIDEEAIEQLKNVATLPGIVKAAYAMPDIHWGYGFPIGGVAAFDAEDGVISPGGVGFDINCGVRMLVVDGDSDIVKRNLETLIKRIYENVPVGVGETSDLRFSKNDFKKIVEQGAKKVVEMGYGTAEDLLRIEDGGTLENADFSDVSEEAFDRGKDELGTLGAGNHFIEIQQVEEVYDEEIATVFGIKKGDITILIHTGSRGFGHQIATDYIKYMRDNLKEHNKNLPDKQLINAPFKSEWGQAYYSAMNCAANYAFVNRQIITHLIRKAFKSVVGMNVRLVYDVAHNIAKVEEYEIDGKRRKLIVHRKGATRAFGPGNPALADIFKKTGQPVIIPGSMGTASYILVGTKKAEEMTFGSTAHGAGRALGRREATRELTVNHVMRELESKGVKIMAKSKKGIVEEAPEAYKNVDKVVQIVDELGISLKVAKCIPLGVVKG